Proteins from one Pirellulales bacterium genomic window:
- a CDS encoding sigma-70 family RNA polymerase sigma factor: MESVTVMDERTDFVRLLVQNQHRIYGYILALLPDFAAADDVYQETCTVLWQKFAQFEPGTDFFRWASTVARFKVLKHRQRRGREALLVGDSFLSVVEAEVQRQAPHWDLRRQALAQCLQQLPDADRRLLQARYEANVDVQTLAAQRQRTVFAIYKALTRIRQSLLTCIERRVAVETAP; this comes from the coding sequence ATGGAATCGGTGACCGTGATGGACGAACGCACCGACTTCGTGCGGTTGCTCGTGCAGAACCAGCACCGAATCTACGGGTACATCCTGGCGCTGTTGCCCGATTTTGCCGCGGCCGACGATGTGTACCAAGAGACCTGTACGGTGCTGTGGCAGAAATTCGCGCAGTTCGAGCCGGGGACCGACTTCTTTCGCTGGGCCAGCACCGTCGCGCGGTTCAAGGTGTTGAAGCATCGCCAGCGCCGCGGCCGGGAGGCCCTGCTCGTGGGCGACTCCTTCTTGTCGGTCGTCGAGGCCGAGGTTCAGCGCCAGGCACCGCATTGGGATCTTCGCCGGCAGGCCCTCGCCCAATGTCTGCAGCAACTGCCCGACGCCGATCGCCGGCTGCTGCAGGCGCGATACGAAGCAAACGTCGATGTGCAGACTTTGGCTGCGCAGCGACAGCGAACGGTCTTCGCCATCTACAAGGCCTTGACGCGCATTCGTCAGTCGCTGTTGACATGCATCGAACGGCGGGTTGCCGTGGAGACCGCACCATGA
- a CDS encoding FecR family protein, with protein sequence MNADDALVRECAELVGALADRELSRPELARLEELVCNSPACCTYYVRFVQLNAGLRHYLAAAPAGDAHAAVAPGQDPPPAHRREPLPLQLPDAVWPPRGQWGAMLSCGLLLVALAVLSWAVRSADLKPSAPQVVVRPAPRSVARPEEEPLATVMPASTAQLVAEPGPVAAYRKLGLGRLLVAGGRLILLFRGGSLALIEGPAEVEIAAADRMIVNRGEVNLAVPRAAIGFTIDSAVARTVDLGTRFGVRVADGGQTDVQVYEGEVEVAPLQSSAAQKQRVKASRAVRLGAGRNAEWEVLRFVPQPRQAELLAGVAAAIPHWKTVFQDDFLDDALDVDRWSVVTAGLPGAPRITVEKGRAMLCDRGYLVTREEFDPYAGGVRISGRWRLGTAKDVLSVVTRSDAVPTGEYGHCHRGLEFGIVSGPGKNFIAILGHGDCQANYQSAPFELRVGDEIDFEIVDSHAGQMFRVRTTDGRAEAVLTAVAISSPGENHVVFHNRNRQRLPVVSELETVRIELPEARELRDPGLAP encoded by the coding sequence ATGAACGCCGATGACGCGCTGGTGCGTGAATGTGCCGAACTGGTCGGAGCCCTGGCGGATCGCGAATTGTCGCGTCCCGAACTGGCTCGGCTTGAGGAATTGGTTTGCAACTCGCCGGCGTGCTGCACCTATTACGTGCGGTTCGTACAGCTCAACGCCGGCCTGCGCCATTACCTGGCCGCTGCGCCGGCAGGCGACGCCCACGCGGCAGTGGCTCCGGGTCAGGACCCTCCACCGGCTCACCGTCGCGAGCCGCTCCCCTTGCAATTGCCCGACGCGGTTTGGCCGCCAAGGGGGCAGTGGGGCGCAATGTTGAGCTGTGGGCTGTTGCTCGTGGCCCTGGCCGTCCTTTCCTGGGCCGTGCGCTCTGCCGATCTGAAGCCGTCCGCACCGCAGGTCGTGGTTCGGCCCGCCCCGCGATCTGTCGCAAGACCCGAAGAGGAACCCCTGGCGACAGTGATGCCGGCGAGCACCGCGCAGCTCGTCGCCGAGCCAGGGCCCGTGGCGGCTTATCGAAAGTTGGGTTTGGGTCGGCTGTTGGTTGCCGGTGGACGGTTGATCTTGTTGTTTCGCGGCGGATCGCTGGCGCTCATCGAGGGGCCGGCGGAAGTCGAAATCGCCGCCGCCGATCGAATGATCGTCAACCGGGGTGAGGTCAATCTGGCGGTACCTCGGGCGGCGATTGGTTTTACCATCGACAGCGCCGTGGCGCGGACCGTGGATCTCGGTACGCGATTTGGCGTGCGTGTCGCCGACGGAGGGCAGACCGACGTCCAGGTTTACGAAGGCGAGGTTGAAGTGGCGCCGCTGCAATCCAGCGCTGCGCAGAAGCAACGCGTCAAAGCCAGCCGCGCGGTGCGGCTCGGCGCGGGCAGGAACGCGGAATGGGAAGTGCTCCGCTTCGTGCCTCAGCCGCGACAGGCTGAACTTCTCGCGGGCGTCGCTGCCGCCATACCCCATTGGAAGACCGTTTTTCAGGACGATTTTCTGGATGATGCGTTGGACGTCGATCGCTGGTCGGTCGTCACCGCCGGACTTCCCGGTGCGCCGCGCATCACGGTCGAGAAGGGGCGTGCGATGCTTTGCGATCGCGGCTACCTCGTGACGCGCGAAGAGTTCGATCCCTACGCCGGGGGCGTACGGATAAGCGGCCGCTGGCGGTTGGGCACCGCCAAGGACGTGCTCTCGGTCGTCACGCGCAGCGATGCGGTTCCCACCGGAGAATACGGACACTGTCACCGCGGTTTGGAGTTTGGCATCGTGTCCGGGCCGGGGAAGAACTTCATTGCCATCCTGGGCCATGGCGATTGCCAGGCCAATTACCAGTCGGCGCCCTTTGAATTGCGTGTCGGCGACGAGATCGACTTCGAGATCGTCGATTCGCACGCAGGCCAGATGTTCCGCGTGCGCACCACCGACGGCCGTGCCGAAGCGGTGCTCACTGCGGTGGCGATTTCGTCGCCGGGTGAGAACCATGTGGTGTTTCACAATCGCAACCGGCAACGGCTACCGGTTGTTAGTGAACTGGAAACGGTACGGATCGAGCTGCCCGAGGCGCGTGAGCTGCGCGACCCAGGCCTTGCGCCTTAG
- a CDS encoding DUF1501 domain-containing protein: MARRSCSGPLPRREFLRAGALALGGLTLPQVLAARAASGNASADTSVILFWMWGGPGQHETFDPKPDAPSEYRGPLGAIRTRVPGLHFAEVWPRLASVADRLSVVRSLHHEMTAHNDGSIEILTGKTPAKIDLTSQAKSEHPDFGMVASHERGTRADGLPQYVGIPRQPFMTQTVYLGAAHAAFAVGDPSAKTYAPPNLTLPAGVNGSRLGDRRGLHASFDRLRRDLDLHGSLRGTDEFRDRALDLLTHPGVIEAFDLSHEPDALRERYGRHLWGQACLLARRLAEAGTSVITVDALAPTLSDKYFSWDDHAGASLDWDMAAAMRYRAPFMDQAVSALIEDLAARGLDRRVMVLALGEFGRTPRVVNYLGYQGRDHWPQAQCALVAGGGLRMGQVVGATNSKGEYPAERPLSPQDLMATVYRHLGIDYDRHFIDFTGRPVPILHSGDPIAELI, encoded by the coding sequence ATGGCAAGGCGGTCGTGCAGCGGACCACTGCCGCGACGCGAATTCCTGCGTGCCGGCGCCTTGGCGCTCGGTGGACTGACGCTGCCCCAGGTGCTGGCTGCGCGGGCGGCCTCGGGCAACGCTTCGGCCGATACGTCGGTGATCCTGTTCTGGATGTGGGGCGGTCCCGGCCAGCACGAGACGTTCGACCCGAAGCCGGACGCACCGAGCGAATATCGCGGCCCGCTGGGGGCCATTCGCACGCGCGTGCCGGGCCTGCACTTTGCCGAGGTCTGGCCGCGCTTGGCCTCGGTGGCCGATCGGCTCTCGGTCGTGCGCTCGTTGCACCACGAGATGACGGCCCATAACGACGGGTCGATCGAGATTCTCACCGGCAAGACTCCCGCCAAGATCGATCTCACCTCGCAGGCCAAGAGCGAGCATCCCGATTTCGGCATGGTCGCCAGCCACGAACGCGGCACCCGAGCCGACGGCCTCCCGCAATACGTGGGCATCCCGCGCCAACCGTTCATGACGCAGACGGTTTACCTCGGTGCGGCGCATGCGGCCTTTGCCGTCGGCGATCCTTCGGCGAAGACCTATGCGCCGCCCAATCTGACCCTGCCCGCCGGGGTGAACGGTTCGCGGCTCGGCGATCGGCGCGGCTTGCACGCCTCGTTCGACCGGCTGCGGCGCGATCTCGACCTGCACGGCAGCCTGCGCGGTACGGACGAGTTTCGCGACCGCGCGCTTGATTTGCTCACGCATCCCGGCGTGATCGAGGCCTTCGACTTGTCGCACGAGCCCGACGCGCTGCGCGAGCGTTACGGGCGGCACCTGTGGGGCCAGGCCTGCCTGTTGGCCCGGCGTCTGGCCGAGGCAGGTACGTCGGTCATTACCGTCGATGCCCTGGCGCCGACGCTTTCGGACAAGTACTTCAGTTGGGACGACCACGCCGGAGCGAGTCTCGATTGGGACATGGCCGCGGCCATGCGCTATCGGGCCCCGTTCATGGACCAGGCCGTGTCGGCGCTGATCGAGGACCTGGCAGCCCGGGGACTCGATCGCCGGGTGATGGTCTTGGCGCTGGGCGAATTCGGCCGCACGCCCCGGGTCGTGAACTACCTGGGCTATCAAGGGCGCGATCACTGGCCGCAGGCCCAATGCGCTCTCGTCGCCGGCGGCGGCTTGCGGATGGGACAGGTCGTCGGGGCGACCAATTCCAAGGGCGAGTACCCAGCCGAACGCCCGCTTTCGCCGCAAGACCTGATGGCGACGGTCTATCGCCACCTGGGCATCGACTACGACCGGCACTTCATCGATTTCACCGGCCGCCCGGTGCCGATCCTGCACTCGGGCGACCCGATTGCCGAGTTGATTTGA
- a CDS encoding YqgE/AlgH family protein, producing MSSPGKKSLSGHFLVAAPELADPNFRQAVVLLVEHSAQGALGLVLNRCTNVPVKQGWAQVSDKPCSTEEHLYVGGPCEGMLMCVHCNAECSEVEVVPDVHFSAQPEHIEHLVDQTSGPMRFFVGYSGWGAGQLEAELAQDSWLVLPASAEIVFAVERDLWARLRGQATANDLLRAMKVAVRPEDPSLN from the coding sequence GTGAGCAGCCCAGGGAAAAAAAGCCTCAGCGGTCATTTTCTGGTCGCCGCACCCGAGCTGGCCGACCCGAATTTTCGCCAGGCGGTCGTCTTGCTGGTCGAACATTCGGCACAGGGGGCGCTGGGCCTGGTGCTCAACCGGTGTACGAATGTGCCGGTCAAGCAGGGCTGGGCCCAAGTGAGCGACAAGCCCTGCAGCACGGAAGAGCACCTCTACGTCGGCGGGCCCTGCGAAGGCATGCTGATGTGCGTGCACTGCAACGCCGAATGCTCGGAGGTCGAGGTGGTGCCCGACGTGCACTTTAGCGCCCAGCCGGAGCATATCGAGCATCTTGTCGATCAGACCTCGGGGCCCATGCGGTTTTTCGTCGGCTACTCCGGCTGGGGCGCCGGCCAACTCGAGGCCGAGCTGGCCCAGGACAGTTGGCTCGTGCTGCCCGCCTCGGCCGAGATCGTGTTTGCCGTCGAGCGCGATCTTTGGGCCAGGCTCCGCGGTCAGGCCACGGCCAACGATCTGCTCCGGGCCATGAAGGTGGCCGTCCGGCCGGAAGACCCTTCGCTGAACTGA
- a CDS encoding mechanosensitive ion channel, with the protein MGLYLCSALALAGAEPAQGQALPSAPFSREELSARAEALAASSNLEAGDRTTGAELYEQAGAALEAGENHARRAAEFQRRRQALTAQLEAVRSKLSVPEAPLPLDLPAEAELSTCLERLATATDELDTARQALAEAQDEPSRRAERRGALARSLSALRQELELIDGSDEQPQSTATAAAAAAPAVQQALDDLAAAHRREVAAELAGGEAELAWYDASVELLPLDRDLAARQVSQLEKLVAALQEQANARRAADAQRQEQLARRLAAHTNPIVKAQAEQNHQLAVERQRVAELIEELHNELDRTTKRLTSLRHDYKRTATRVEEAGLSNAVGTLLRRQCSSLPNVRKYRQKRRLRQAELAELQLHRFELEDQREPLAEIDTLAADILKQHGDFPVDRSTWILRDTIRASLETRREVLDALLVDTDSLHRLLVDLDTVQGELIDQTLTSRAYIDERVLWIRSLPWISWRDGPGLAKASRELVRPASWQLVVDWLRADIDKHRSVWVLAAALVILALLFHRYLRRRLRLHGETAAGPYCESFAPTARAALLTLLLAGLGPGVLVFLSWRLTATWPGEAFVRGVAAGLQTAAIHYFLAELVLKICRPWGLAESHFGWPRADLSLLRRNLRWLAAVVVPVSFVVTLQEIVVDEPGMAPLGRLVFVVGLLALAAFAVRTLHPTRGVPRTFLNSDSGRWLQRGRWFWYSALVGAPLVLAVMALGGYYFTALKLAERMLLSMALLVGVALACGLLWRWLLLARRSLAIKQARARRAALASETKESGEAPLEVSRVDLSTINAQSQQLLRALMAVATVFGLWAVWVEVLPALGMLNGIALWARGTENPITLAHLLVALIFGGLTAVAYRNVPGLLEISLLQRLPLDTGTRYAITSVARYLIAVVGLVAAFEEVGIGWSKVQWLIAAMSVGLGFGLQEIFANFVSGLIILFERPVRVGDIVNVGDLTGRVTQIRMRATTLLNGDRKELVIPNKAFITDRLVNWTLSDTLIQLAISLEVSADSEPVEVERLLRSIAQAHPLVLAEPPLSVTFERIGDGTYSFVLRVCVATPDHLGGVQHDLNLAIQREFHRHRIDLGKQQRDLHVRLVDGQWVPLQEHAPAARPAA; encoded by the coding sequence GTGGGCCTTTACCTATGCAGTGCGCTGGCGTTGGCCGGTGCCGAACCGGCCCAGGGCCAGGCCCTGCCCAGCGCGCCCTTTTCGCGCGAGGAGCTATCGGCCCGGGCCGAAGCCCTGGCGGCCAGCTCGAATCTCGAGGCCGGCGACCGCACGACGGGGGCCGAGCTGTACGAGCAGGCCGGCGCTGCCCTCGAAGCCGGCGAGAACCATGCCCGGCGCGCGGCCGAGTTCCAGCGCCGGCGCCAGGCGCTCACCGCGCAGCTCGAAGCGGTGCGATCGAAGCTCAGCGTGCCCGAGGCGCCGCTGCCGCTCGATCTGCCGGCCGAAGCGGAGCTTTCCACTTGTCTCGAACGATTGGCGACGGCGACCGATGAACTGGACACCGCGCGTCAGGCGCTGGCCGAGGCGCAAGACGAACCCAGCCGGCGCGCCGAGCGTCGCGGGGCGCTGGCCCGATCGTTGTCGGCGCTGCGCCAGGAGCTGGAGTTGATCGACGGCTCGGACGAGCAGCCGCAGTCGACGGCCACGGCCGCGGCGGCTGCCGCCCCGGCGGTCCAGCAGGCGCTCGACGACCTGGCCGCCGCGCATCGCCGCGAAGTCGCCGCCGAGCTGGCCGGCGGCGAGGCCGAACTCGCCTGGTACGACGCGTCGGTCGAACTGCTGCCGCTCGATCGCGACCTCGCAGCGCGGCAAGTCTCGCAATTGGAAAAGCTCGTCGCCGCGCTGCAAGAACAGGCCAATGCGCGCCGCGCGGCCGATGCGCAGCGGCAAGAACAGCTCGCCCGGAGGCTGGCCGCGCATACCAACCCGATCGTGAAGGCCCAGGCCGAGCAGAACCATCAGTTGGCCGTCGAGCGCCAGCGCGTCGCCGAACTGATCGAAGAGTTGCACAACGAGCTGGACCGTACCACCAAGCGATTAACCAGCCTGCGACACGATTACAAGCGCACGGCTACCCGAGTCGAAGAGGCGGGCCTGTCGAACGCGGTCGGCACCTTGTTGCGGCGGCAATGCTCGTCGCTGCCCAACGTGCGCAAGTACCGCCAGAAGCGCCGCCTGCGCCAGGCCGAGCTGGCCGAGCTGCAATTGCACCGCTTCGAGCTCGAAGACCAGCGCGAACCGCTCGCCGAAATCGACACCCTGGCTGCCGACATTCTCAAACAACATGGCGACTTCCCCGTCGACCGCAGCACCTGGATTCTGCGCGACACGATCCGGGCCTCGTTGGAAACGCGGCGCGAGGTGCTCGACGCGTTGCTGGTCGACACCGACAGCCTGCACCGCCTGCTCGTCGATCTCGACACGGTGCAAGGCGAACTGATCGACCAGACGCTCACAAGCCGGGCCTACATCGACGAACGCGTATTGTGGATCCGCAGCCTGCCGTGGATTTCCTGGCGGGACGGGCCCGGGCTGGCCAAGGCGAGCCGCGAACTGGTCCGTCCGGCGTCGTGGCAGCTCGTCGTCGACTGGCTGCGCGCCGACATCGACAAGCATCGCAGCGTCTGGGTCCTGGCGGCGGCCTTGGTGATTCTCGCGTTACTGTTCCATCGATATCTGCGCCGCCGCTTGCGGCTGCACGGCGAGACGGCGGCTGGTCCCTATTGCGAGTCGTTCGCGCCGACGGCGCGGGCCGCGCTGCTCACGCTGCTGCTGGCCGGGCTTGGTCCCGGCGTGCTGGTGTTTCTCTCCTGGCGTCTGACGGCCACCTGGCCGGGCGAGGCCTTCGTGCGCGGCGTGGCCGCGGGACTGCAGACCGCGGCGATCCACTATTTCCTGGCCGAGTTGGTACTCAAGATCTGCCGGCCCTGGGGCCTGGCCGAGTCGCACTTCGGTTGGCCGCGCGCCGATCTGAGCCTGTTGCGCCGCAACTTGCGGTGGCTCGCGGCGGTCGTCGTACCAGTCAGCTTTGTCGTTACCCTGCAGGAAATCGTGGTCGACGAGCCGGGCATGGCACCCTTGGGCCGGCTCGTCTTCGTGGTCGGCCTGCTGGCCCTGGCCGCGTTTGCCGTACGCACGCTGCACCCAACGCGCGGCGTGCCGCGAACTTTCTTGAACAGCGATTCGGGCCGGTGGCTGCAGCGCGGGCGTTGGTTCTGGTATTCGGCACTGGTAGGTGCGCCGCTGGTCTTGGCCGTGATGGCCTTGGGCGGATATTACTTCACCGCGCTGAAGCTCGCCGAACGGATGCTCTTGTCGATGGCGCTGTTGGTGGGCGTGGCGCTCGCCTGCGGGCTGCTGTGGCGCTGGCTGTTGCTGGCGCGGCGCAGTCTCGCGATCAAGCAGGCCCGCGCCCGGCGCGCTGCGCTGGCCAGCGAGACCAAAGAGAGCGGCGAGGCACCGCTCGAGGTGTCGCGCGTCGACCTCTCGACGATCAACGCCCAGTCGCAGCAATTGCTCCGCGCGTTGATGGCCGTCGCCACGGTCTTTGGACTGTGGGCCGTGTGGGTCGAAGTGCTCCCGGCGCTCGGCATGCTCAATGGCATCGCGCTCTGGGCCCGCGGCACCGAGAACCCGATCACCCTGGCGCACCTGCTGGTGGCGCTGATCTTCGGCGGGCTCACGGCCGTGGCCTATCGCAATGTGCCCGGCCTGTTGGAAATCAGCCTGTTGCAACGGCTGCCGCTCGACACCGGCACGCGCTATGCCATCACCAGCGTTGCCCGATACCTGATCGCCGTCGTCGGCCTGGTCGCCGCATTCGAAGAAGTGGGCATCGGCTGGTCGAAGGTCCAATGGCTCATCGCCGCGATGAGCGTGGGCCTGGGGTTCGGCCTGCAGGAGATTTTCGCCAACTTTGTTTCCGGGCTGATCATCCTGTTCGAACGGCCCGTCCGGGTCGGCGACATCGTCAACGTGGGCGATCTGACGGGCCGGGTCACGCAAATCCGCATGCGGGCCACGACGCTGCTCAACGGCGACCGCAAAGAGTTGGTGATTCCGAACAAGGCCTTCATCACCGACCGGCTGGTCAACTGGACGCTGAGCGACACGCTGATCCAATTGGCGATCTCGCTGGAGGTTTCGGCCGACAGCGAGCCGGTGGAAGTCGAACGGCTGCTGCGGTCGATTGCCCAGGCCCATCCGCTCGTGCTGGCCGAGCCGCCGCTGTCGGTCACGTTCGAGCGGATCGGCGATGGGACCTACAGCTTTGTGCTGCGCGTGTGCGTGGCGACGCCCGACCATCTCGGCGGCGTGCAGCACGATCTCAACCTGGCGATCCAGCGCGAATTCCACAGGCATCGGATCGACCTCGGCAAACAGCAGCGCGATTTGCACGTCCGGCTCGTCGATGGCCAATGGGTACCCCTGCAAGAACACGCTCCCGCTGCGCGGCCAGCAGCCTGA
- a CDS encoding penicillin acylase family protein — MPSLCARVACGLFVVLLVCPLAPAAEQGSPIDPEQLAASTTIYRDQWGMPHIDGPTDESVCFGFGYCQAEDYFWQLEDSYLLGLGRYAEAHGSKGLESDLLNRLFEVPQRSREDFAKLEPKMQSISEAFVAGINYYLAKHPETKVRVLHQFEPWYLLAFARMVVLEMNWSKVGAARDKIPTEYAQGSNAWAIGPERTKSKKAMLFCNPHQPFYGYGQFYEAHLRSGEGWNFTGATFFGSPLPTIGHNEYLGWSYTVNQPRLGSVWREKFDDPAHPLNYRYGDGYRAAVEWTDTIKVKRGSGTIDKQVTFRKTHHGPIVKQEADGLYLAANIGKFYDAMAGRQNMYMVRAKNFSEWRQAVAMQDFHQFNTVYADRDGNIFYLYQGIVPRRDPSFDWTQPVDGSDPRTEWQGIHGLDELPQVFNPPSHFLQNCNQSPFTVTDDGNPYIGDFPSYMVGEKYDDKRRAKISRMHLRETHDVTLADWQRLSLDTTMYWALTEIPKLARLLEEVKQSHPELAKKAAPYFEHLQGWDCVCRLDSTAATLCVAWYEVLYGELFRSENMLQKYIDEPAKRFEALVTAAEKLQSTYGNWQVAYGDVFRMQRHADVADLFQIPFDDKRPSVPSAGLNGPMGVVFNMYFTPPIEIPLVKSIKKRYAVVGNSYVATIEFGDRVVGGSQLQFGASGDPQSPHFFDQAEQLVSQQKYKPQLFYWDDVVAGAVRTYHPGEEPRAGAAAAATTAPQAGQ; from the coding sequence ATGCCATCGCTCTGTGCGCGTGTCGCTTGTGGCCTGTTCGTCGTGTTGCTGGTGTGTCCGCTGGCCCCCGCGGCCGAGCAAGGCTCGCCGATCGATCCCGAGCAGCTGGCCGCCAGCACGACGATCTACCGCGACCAGTGGGGCATGCCGCACATCGACGGGCCCACCGACGAAAGCGTCTGCTTCGGCTTTGGTTACTGCCAGGCCGAAGACTACTTCTGGCAACTCGAAGATTCGTACCTGCTGGGGTTGGGACGCTATGCCGAGGCGCATGGGTCCAAGGGCCTGGAAAGCGACCTGCTCAATCGACTGTTCGAGGTCCCCCAGCGCTCGCGCGAGGACTTCGCCAAGCTCGAGCCCAAGATGCAGAGCATCAGCGAGGCCTTCGTCGCCGGGATCAACTATTACCTGGCCAAGCACCCTGAGACGAAGGTCCGGGTGCTGCATCAGTTCGAGCCGTGGTATTTGTTGGCGTTTGCGCGGATGGTCGTGCTCGAAATGAATTGGAGCAAGGTGGGCGCAGCCCGTGACAAGATTCCCACCGAGTATGCCCAGGGCTCAAACGCCTGGGCGATTGGTCCCGAACGCACGAAGTCGAAGAAGGCGATGCTGTTTTGCAACCCGCATCAGCCCTTTTACGGCTATGGCCAGTTCTACGAGGCGCACCTGCGCAGCGGCGAAGGCTGGAATTTCACCGGGGCGACGTTCTTCGGCAGCCCCTTGCCGACGATCGGCCACAACGAGTATCTCGGCTGGTCCTACACGGTGAACCAGCCGCGCCTGGGCAGCGTGTGGCGCGAGAAATTCGACGATCCGGCGCACCCGCTCAACTATCGCTATGGCGACGGCTACCGCGCGGCCGTCGAATGGACCGACACGATCAAGGTCAAACGCGGTTCCGGCACGATCGACAAGCAGGTCACCTTCCGCAAGACGCACCACGGCCCGATCGTCAAGCAGGAAGCCGACGGCCTGTACCTGGCGGCGAATATCGGCAAGTTCTACGACGCGATGGCCGGCCGGCAGAACATGTACATGGTCCGCGCGAAGAACTTCAGCGAATGGCGTCAAGCCGTGGCCATGCAAGACTTCCACCAGTTCAACACTGTTTACGCCGATCGCGACGGCAACATTTTCTACCTCTACCAGGGCATCGTACCCCGGCGCGATCCGAGCTTCGATTGGACCCAACCGGTCGACGGCAGCGACCCGCGCACCGAATGGCAGGGCATTCACGGCCTGGACGAGCTGCCGCAGGTGTTCAATCCGCCGTCGCATTTCCTGCAGAACTGCAACCAGAGCCCCTTCACTGTGACCGACGACGGCAACCCGTATATCGGTGACTTCCCCAGCTACATGGTAGGCGAAAAGTACGACGACAAGCGGCGTGCGAAAATCTCCCGGATGCACCTGCGCGAGACGCACGACGTGACGTTGGCCGATTGGCAGCGGCTGTCGCTCGACACGACCATGTATTGGGCCCTGACGGAAATCCCCAAGCTGGCACGGCTGCTCGAAGAGGTGAAACAGAGCCATCCGGAGCTGGCCAAAAAGGCCGCGCCCTATTTCGAGCATCTGCAAGGCTGGGACTGCGTGTGCCGGCTCGACTCGACCGCCGCGACGCTGTGCGTGGCCTGGTACGAAGTGCTCTACGGCGAGTTGTTCCGCTCTGAAAACATGCTGCAGAAGTACATCGATGAGCCCGCCAAGCGGTTCGAGGCCCTGGTCACGGCGGCGGAGAAGCTGCAATCGACCTACGGCAATTGGCAAGTGGCCTACGGCGACGTGTTTCGCATGCAGCGCCACGCCGACGTGGCCGACCTGTTCCAGATCCCGTTCGATGACAAACGGCCCAGCGTACCGAGCGCCGGCCTCAACGGCCCGATGGGGGTCGTGTTCAACATGTACTTCACGCCGCCGATCGAAATCCCGCTGGTCAAGTCGATCAAGAAGCGCTATGCCGTAGTCGGCAACAGCTATGTCGCCACGATCGAATTTGGCGACCGGGTCGTCGGCGGCTCGCAACTGCAATTCGGCGCCAGCGGCGATCCGCAGTCGCCGCATTTCTTTGATCAGGCCGAACAACTCGTCTCCCAACAGAAATACAAGCCGCAGTTGTTCTACTGGGACGACGTCGTGGCCGGCGCGGTTCGCACCTATCACCCCGGCGAAGAGCCCCGGGCCGGAGCCGCCGCCGCGGCGACCACCGCGCCGCAAGCCGGCCAGTAA
- a CDS encoding metallophosphoesterase, which yields MFGFTVAQWLCIAWAALGHVALAFWIISQLHATPIHKWVMRLFSGVVVALTICLPAVYAVQFWSAGFGPLDWWAGAAYEKLLAAYFVLCCILPAGPGVAWAMRGLFRRPPAALRESNAELVDLKHRLGGHPVSGASQRMLARMPGNQTFELEVSEKHLQLDRLPPELEGLSIAHLSDLHFTGRLELPYFDEIVDQTNRLRADLIAVTGDIVDRPHCIEWLSGTLGRLEAPLGVYFILGNHDLRVDAIEVRRRLIEAGLTDLGGRWIEMGTGSGRVLLAGNEMPWIVPAADLSNAPLRPTHGGPTRILLAHTPDQFNWARRHDFDLMLAGHNHGGQFQLPWVGPVAAPSRHGVKYAAGTFHKRPTVMHVSRGVSSILPLRLNCRPEITRLVLRQTTFDRAQRGRQRPIHSARA from the coding sequence ATGTTTGGCTTCACCGTCGCGCAGTGGCTGTGCATCGCCTGGGCCGCGCTGGGTCACGTCGCCCTGGCGTTCTGGATCATCAGCCAACTGCATGCCACGCCGATCCACAAATGGGTCATGCGGCTCTTCAGCGGCGTGGTCGTCGCACTCACGATCTGTCTGCCCGCGGTCTATGCGGTGCAATTCTGGTCCGCAGGCTTTGGCCCGCTCGATTGGTGGGCCGGCGCGGCGTATGAAAAACTGCTCGCCGCCTATTTTGTCTTGTGCTGCATTTTGCCGGCCGGGCCGGGCGTCGCCTGGGCCATGCGCGGGCTGTTCCGGCGACCTCCGGCCGCGCTGCGCGAAAGCAATGCCGAATTGGTCGACCTGAAGCACCGGCTCGGGGGGCACCCCGTCAGCGGCGCTTCGCAGCGCATGCTGGCCCGGATGCCGGGCAATCAAACGTTCGAGCTGGAAGTGAGCGAAAAGCACCTGCAACTCGATCGCCTGCCGCCGGAGCTCGAAGGACTTTCTATCGCGCACCTGTCCGACCTGCATTTCACCGGACGGCTCGAGCTGCCGTACTTCGACGAAATCGTCGATCAGACCAATCGCCTGCGGGCCGACCTGATTGCGGTGACCGGCGACATCGTCGATCGGCCGCATTGCATCGAGTGGCTGTCTGGAACGCTGGGCCGTCTCGAAGCGCCGCTGGGCGTGTACTTCATCCTCGGCAATCACGACCTGCGGGTCGACGCGATCGAAGTCCGGCGACGCTTGATCGAGGCCGGCTTGACTGACCTGGGCGGGCGCTGGATCGAGATGGGGACCGGGTCGGGCCGTGTATTGCTGGCCGGCAACGAGATGCCCTGGATTGTGCCCGCGGCCGACCTGAGCAATGCCCCGCTGCGGCCGACACACGGCGGGCCGACGCGCATTCTGCTCGCGCATACACCCGACCAGTTCAACTGGGCTCGGCGGCACGATTTCGACCTGATGCTGGCGGGCCACAACCACGGCGGGCAGTTTCAATTGCCTTGGGTCGGTCCGGTCGCGGCGCCGAGCCGGCATGGTGTGAAATACGCCGCCGGAACGTTCCACAAGCGGCCGACGGTGATGCACGTCAGCCGCGGCGTCTCTTCCATCCTTCCGCTACGGCTGAACTGCCGGCCCGAGATCACCCGGCTCGTGCTGCGGCAAACGACGTTCGACCGCGCCCAGCGCGGACGTCAGCGGCCGATTCATTCGGCCCGCGCCTGA